The Pseudomonas baetica genome includes a region encoding these proteins:
- a CDS encoding UvrD-helicase domain-containing protein, which yields MAQHTPDLPPELRPLAEMPLFKRLAARFFGHGLTRLRAQHRASWLHGQADGFRSGHTAGVEYGYKEGKLEGLEEGRQVLLIRDSRSTEHRPPSVDNYLFDDWRLPLTAELKKRIKADVARLLPEQAQPSAAQWKMIFSDTPSTSVVAGAGAGKSTTLVLRILLLTHYLGFELDSMTVVTFTRESRKDFINKLIELFTLWGHALSPKQARELVRTFHSRILPMVRSLAGFERLRAFENLSDRPQGSDEDVDSNAFDLRINDAQRQQLNACYHRLFNDDERFRQLIQPLSLVGLQLKALERDHPDVQKRVAVTRLAAERDEELCDAIEDLWFRAGAWPIKGIEPKRQTVEINGATFHCHGYIPSLDAWVVLGFDPREDAQISRPGARLSLRAEWAVKRTLFQAFCRKPLIWLDGYESSKRVLATLAGDASAGPGFDYKVKGELASAPLLDCFVAAAGFIENLGLDVPDAVGRMSFPKDDPDRFFFEALSLFWRAFEDHLLDQKPPIMTYNRMFALFSEHSPENLKLLGDELLRPMSHLMIDEFQDVSPQIVSWIRASLAEIRSRGPAMHVGRGAQRSSLLCVGDDWQSIYGWRGSSPSYFMAFNKEFVSPSTTRVMLSDNYRSHQHIIDAAEHIVRAAPAIPGKKAKASGAPKPLQPVNVLERDDQALAQRLAEHYRQGHSILMLYRKSSDKLLIEQHIQSIVNVDSSLPREARRLKQLTYHSAKGLQADAVFLLGDCQHLTSSAYKNQVYRMAGLGKSGDSEPYDSAQKDEILRLAYVGITRAISHCYWYVEPQDTQAVNMPRASERVAKGKPFFADHRPEKQSA from the coding sequence GTGGCGCAACACACCCCCGATCTGCCTCCCGAACTTCGTCCACTGGCCGAGATGCCATTGTTCAAGCGCCTGGCCGCGCGCTTCTTTGGCCATGGTTTGACCCGCTTGCGTGCTCAGCACCGCGCGTCATGGCTGCACGGACAAGCCGACGGCTTTCGCAGCGGGCACACTGCTGGCGTCGAGTACGGTTATAAAGAAGGCAAACTCGAAGGGCTGGAAGAAGGTCGGCAGGTATTGCTGATCCGCGACAGCCGCAGCACCGAACACCGCCCGCCGAGCGTCGATAATTACCTGTTCGACGACTGGCGTCTGCCGCTCACGGCAGAGCTGAAAAAGCGCATCAAGGCCGATGTCGCCCGGTTACTGCCCGAACAGGCTCAGCCGAGCGCCGCGCAATGGAAGATGATTTTCAGCGATACACCTTCGACCTCTGTGGTTGCCGGTGCTGGCGCGGGCAAGTCGACCACGCTGGTGCTGCGTATTCTGTTGCTGACCCACTACCTGGGCTTTGAACTCGATTCGATGACCGTGGTGACGTTCACCCGCGAATCGCGCAAGGACTTCATCAACAAACTGATCGAGCTGTTTACGCTTTGGGGGCACGCACTCAGCCCGAAACAGGCGCGCGAACTGGTGCGCACCTTTCACTCGCGGATCCTGCCGATGGTTCGCAGCCTTGCAGGCTTCGAGCGTCTGCGAGCGTTCGAGAATCTCAGCGATCGCCCGCAGGGCAGCGACGAAGACGTCGACAGCAATGCCTTCGACCTGCGGATCAACGATGCCCAGCGTCAGCAGCTCAATGCTTGTTATCACCGCTTGTTCAATGACGATGAGCGTTTCCGTCAGTTGATCCAGCCGCTGTCCCTGGTCGGGTTGCAGCTCAAGGCGTTGGAGCGCGATCACCCCGATGTGCAAAAACGCGTGGCAGTGACTCGCTTGGCCGCCGAGCGTGATGAGGAGCTGTGCGATGCCATCGAGGACTTGTGGTTCCGCGCCGGGGCGTGGCCGATCAAAGGCATAGAGCCCAAGCGCCAAACGGTCGAGATTAATGGTGCGACATTCCATTGTCACGGCTACATTCCCAGCCTCGACGCTTGGGTGGTGCTCGGTTTTGACCCGCGTGAAGACGCACAGATCAGTCGACCCGGGGCCAGGCTTTCGTTGCGTGCAGAGTGGGCAGTCAAGCGCACCCTGTTTCAAGCGTTCTGCCGTAAGCCATTGATTTGGCTGGATGGTTACGAATCATCGAAACGTGTTCTGGCGACGCTGGCGGGCGATGCCAGCGCCGGTCCTGGCTTCGATTACAAGGTCAAAGGTGAGCTGGCTTCGGCGCCGTTGCTCGACTGTTTCGTGGCTGCCGCCGGTTTTATCGAGAACCTGGGGCTGGATGTGCCGGATGCGGTCGGCCGCATGAGTTTCCCCAAAGACGACCCCGATCGGTTTTTCTTCGAGGCGTTGAGCCTGTTCTGGCGTGCTTTCGAGGATCATCTGCTCGATCAGAAGCCGCCAATCATGACTTACAACCGCATGTTTGCCTTGTTCAGCGAGCATTCACCGGAAAACCTCAAATTGCTCGGCGATGAACTGTTGCGCCCGATGTCGCACCTGATGATCGACGAGTTTCAGGACGTTTCGCCGCAGATCGTCTCGTGGATCCGCGCCAGCCTTGCGGAAATTCGCAGCCGTGGCCCGGCCATGCATGTCGGACGCGGCGCGCAACGTTCGTCACTGCTCTGCGTGGGCGATGACTGGCAGTCGATCTATGGCTGGCGTGGCAGTTCGCCGAGTTATTTCATGGCGTTCAACAAGGAGTTTGTGTCACCGAGCACAACGCGGGTCATGCTCAGTGACAACTATCGCAGTCATCAACACATCATCGACGCGGCGGAGCACATTGTCCGGGCAGCGCCGGCGATCCCCGGCAAGAAGGCCAAAGCCAGCGGCGCGCCCAAGCCGTTGCAGCCAGTTAACGTGCTGGAACGTGACGATCAGGCATTGGCGCAGCGCCTGGCCGAACATTACCGGCAGGGCCATTCAATCTTGATGCTCTATCGAAAAAGCAGCGATAAGCTATTGATAGAACAGCATATTCAGTCGATAGTTAATGTGGATTCGAGCTTGCCGCGCGAGGCTCGCAGGCTTAAGCAATTGACCTATCACAGTGCCAAGGGCCTGCAGGCTGATGCGGTGTTTTTGCTGGGTGACTGTCAGCATCTGACCAGTTCTGCGTACAAGAATCAGGTCTATCGTATGGCTGGGTTGGGTAAAAGCGGCGACAGCGAGCCGTATGACAGCGCACAGAAGGACGAAATCCTGCGCCTGGCGTATGTCGGTATCACTCGGGCCATCAGCCATTGTTACTGGTATGTCGAGCCGCAAGACACGCAAGCGGTAAACATGCCGCGGGCATCTGAGCGGGTGGCCAAAGGTAAGCCATTCTTCGCTGATCACCGGCCAGAAAAGCAATCCGCCTGA
- a CDS encoding DUF1652 domain-containing protein, producing the protein MNKGSSKVTFPNACQLMRWHFHPMGFEATMDAPGSMIARLFDRASGETVIAIAGIPCATVMNAADVERIIEAVEDELEAFIPPESFKSYG; encoded by the coding sequence ATGAATAAAGGCTCAAGCAAAGTCACCTTTCCCAATGCGTGCCAACTGATGCGCTGGCATTTTCATCCGATGGGTTTCGAGGCCACGATGGATGCACCGGGCAGCATGATCGCCCGTCTGTTCGATCGTGCCAGCGGTGAAACCGTGATCGCCATTGCCGGCATCCCATGTGCCACGGTCATGAATGCGGCAGATGTCGAACGGATTATTGAAGCAGTAGAGGATGAGCTTGAAGCCTTCATTCCTCCGGAATCATTCAAGAGTTACGGGTAA
- a CDS encoding helix-turn-helix domain-containing protein, which translates to MHADDDDGPEQTPATAATVMRYHLSWKHRDLDSVMALYHPDIQYHDFFQNRVLGLDELREYVRVSMPRESDEALEHNDRIRVDGNTAFIQYEVTLRGGEGLVSFRSSEAITVKDGLIWRVNEYASLVRAQNASNQTPSQRPAVSRLGLSPRQLSFMAEDLQQYFEKQQPYLDPQLDLQRVAKECGYSRNQISYLLNQVLGQSFYRYVNQARLQHLLKSLDNATQPLRIDDLAFAAGFNSLSAFYSCFRQHTGQSPKAYAKQISLRTRAQDIP; encoded by the coding sequence ATGCACGCCGACGACGACGACGGCCCAGAACAGACCCCGGCCACGGCTGCCACGGTCATGCGCTATCACCTGAGCTGGAAACACCGTGATCTGGACAGCGTCATGGCGCTGTATCACCCCGATATCCAGTACCACGACTTTTTCCAGAATCGCGTGCTCGGCCTCGATGAATTACGCGAGTACGTGCGTGTGAGCATGCCGCGTGAATCCGACGAGGCACTGGAGCATAACGATCGGATTCGCGTGGATGGCAACACCGCGTTCATTCAATATGAGGTGACGCTGCGTGGCGGCGAGGGTCTGGTGTCGTTTCGCTCCAGTGAGGCGATCACGGTCAAGGACGGGCTGATCTGGCGTGTCAACGAGTACGCCTCGCTGGTTCGCGCACAAAACGCCAGCAACCAAACCCCGAGTCAACGCCCCGCGGTCAGTCGCCTGGGCCTGTCACCGCGGCAATTGAGCTTCATGGCAGAAGACCTGCAGCAGTATTTCGAAAAGCAGCAGCCTTACCTCGATCCTCAACTCGACCTGCAGCGGGTGGCGAAGGAGTGCGGATACAGTCGCAATCAGATTTCCTACCTGCTGAACCAGGTGCTTGGGCAAAGTTTCTACCGCTACGTCAACCAGGCGCGCCTGCAACATCTGCTCAAGTCGCTGGACAATGCCACGCAACCGCTGCGCATTGATGACCTGGCCTTTGCCGCCGGATTCAATTCGCTGTCGGCCTTCTATAGCTGCTTTCGTCAGCACACCGGCCAGTCGCCCAAGGCCTATGCCAAACAAATTTCTTTGCGGACACGCGCGCAAGACATTCCCTGA
- a CDS encoding NAD(P)/FAD-dependent oxidoreductase, whose translation MPAWRTISLWMDQLDEPLTARPQLERDLDVDVAIIGAGYTGLWTAYYLKKLAPGLDIAIVEAQTAGFGASGRNGGWLMGNLLGEDRLLAGLSPQQRRASFDLLHSIPDEVEVVLEREGIDCDYRKGGVLYCAARYPEQEASLRDYLAKLHAQGLTDDDYRWLSREQLAQQIRIAKPYGGIYAPHVATIHPAKLVRGLARTVENMGVKIYENSPATHWQSGSLRTAKATVRSRWIVPAVEGYSVTLPPLGRYQLPVQSLIVATEPLSAATWEEIGLSRGQAFSEFSRQVTYGQRSADNRLIFGARGGYQFAGKLRHNFDLTRDEVELRRYLFGELFPQLKNVQITHAWGGNLGMSRHFKPHMLCDRANGIALSGGYGGEGVGASNLGGRTLADLILERDSELVEQPWVLADGGIHALRTWEPEPCRWLGYNAIIKSFVHEDQTLANPATAPWRRKLASQVAGFMEGFMH comes from the coding sequence ATGCCAGCGTGGCGCACTATCAGTTTGTGGATGGACCAGCTCGATGAGCCGCTGACCGCGCGGCCGCAGCTTGAGCGGGATCTGGACGTCGACGTGGCGATCATCGGCGCCGGTTACACCGGGCTGTGGACGGCGTACTACCTGAAGAAGCTCGCGCCGGGGCTCGACATCGCCATTGTCGAGGCGCAAACCGCCGGGTTCGGCGCATCGGGTCGCAACGGTGGCTGGCTGATGGGCAACCTGCTCGGTGAGGACCGCTTGCTCGCCGGTCTCTCGCCACAGCAACGCCGCGCCTCGTTTGACTTGCTGCACAGTATTCCCGATGAAGTGGAAGTCGTCCTTGAACGCGAAGGTATCGACTGTGATTACCGCAAGGGCGGGGTGCTGTATTGCGCCGCGCGTTATCCGGAACAGGAGGCCAGCCTGCGTGATTATCTGGCCAAGCTGCACGCCCAAGGCCTGACCGACGACGATTATCGCTGGCTCAGCCGCGAACAACTTGCTCAGCAGATCCGCATCGCCAAACCTTACGGCGGCATTTACGCGCCACACGTGGCGACCATCCACCCGGCCAAACTGGTAAGAGGCCTGGCGCGCACCGTGGAGAACATGGGCGTGAAGATCTACGAAAACAGCCCGGCCACGCACTGGCAGTCGGGCAGCTTGCGCACGGCCAAAGCCACCGTGCGCAGTCGCTGGATCGTTCCGGCGGTGGAAGGTTATTCGGTGACATTACCGCCACTGGGCCGCTATCAACTGCCGGTGCAAAGCCTGATCGTCGCCACCGAACCGCTGTCCGCCGCGACATGGGAGGAAATCGGCCTCAGTCGTGGTCAGGCCTTCAGCGAATTCAGCCGTCAGGTCACGTACGGCCAGCGCAGCGCTGATAACCGTCTGATTTTCGGCGCCCGCGGCGGCTATCAGTTCGCCGGCAAACTGCGCCACAACTTCGACCTGACCCGCGACGAGGTCGAGTTGCGGCGCTATCTTTTCGGCGAACTGTTCCCGCAACTGAAAAATGTCCAGATCACCCACGCATGGGGCGGCAACCTTGGCATGTCGCGGCATTTCAAACCGCACATGCTCTGCGATCGCGCCAACGGCATTGCGCTGTCCGGTGGTTACGGCGGGGAGGGCGTCGGTGCCAGCAACCTCGGCGGACGTACCCTGGCGGATCTGATTCTTGAGCGCGACAGCGAGCTGGTTGAACAGCCATGGGTGCTCGCGGACGGAGGAATTCACGCACTGCGTACCTGGGAGCCGGAACCCTGCCGCTGGCTCGGTTACAACGCGATCATCAAAAGCTTCGTTCACGAAGACCAGACGCTGGCCAACCCGGCCACCGCACCGTGGCGGCGCAAACTTGCCAGCCAGGTGGCCGGGTTCATGGAAGGTTTCATGCACTGA
- a CDS encoding cupin domain-containing protein: protein MSITQFKNTATLPLDESSPVAVPLGEPIAIASTTSVERDDGVETGVWECTPGRWRRQITAQEFCHFISGRCTFTPDDGGETLHIQGGDALMLPANTLGIWDIHETVRKTYVLIF from the coding sequence ATGAGCATCACCCAGTTCAAAAATACCGCCACGCTCCCCCTGGATGAATCCAGCCCGGTCGCCGTTCCCCTTGGCGAGCCGATTGCCATTGCTTCGACCACCAGCGTTGAGCGCGACGACGGTGTCGAAACCGGCGTCTGGGAGTGCACCCCCGGCCGCTGGCGCCGGCAGATCACTGCGCAGGAGTTCTGCCATTTCATCTCCGGGCGCTGCACGTTCACCCCGGACGACGGCGGCGAAACCCTGCACATACAAGGTGGCGACGCACTGATGTTGCCGGCCAACACCCTCGGTATCTGGGATATCCACGAGACCGTGCGCAAGACCTACGTGCTGATTTTCTGA